TCCGGAAGAGAGGCCACCGTCTCGGCGACCGCATCCAGATCCAGCAGCGGGCAACGCACGCAGGGCCCCAGATCCTCCAGCACCCGCTCGGTCAGCGCTTCCTTGTCCACCTGGAAGGCGCCGTCTTCGGCCACCGAGCCGAAGGCGTACCAGGAGTTGGGGGTCAGATGGTCGTTGTCGTAGATGCGAATCTGACGGCAGGGAAAGAGCTGCCGGTCGCCGAGCGAATCCGGCGTGCACCACTCCCGGGCCGCCTTCCCCGAGCGCTGCTTGCGCAGAAAGCACCGCAGCCCACCGAAGAGCTCCTCCGCGGAGACCTCCGCCCCGTCGGCCGTGTAGGAGACCTCTTCTCCGCGCAGCAGGGTGGAGAAACCGTCGAGGAGCCGCCAGTCGCCGGGGAGCTCCAGCCGCACCGAGACCTGGGCGCCGCCCCCCGCACCCTCGACCCGGTAGGAAGGGTGCCGGGCGGCGAGCGCCGAGGCCCGGCCCCGCGGACCGCTCGCGCCGAGGGGAAATTTTACCTGCAGCTCCATAGCTGGAAGGATTCTAACCCACGGCCTCCCCGGAGGAATCGTTCCCGGGCCGCCGCACGTAGAGCGCGTAGCGCTCGCCGCTGCGGCTGACACGCTCCCCGGCGGGCTCCCACCCGAGGCGCTCGTAGAACGGTCCCGCCCCGCGGCCGTCGGGGAGGGTGACCAGCTCGATCCCCTCCAACCCCCGCTCCCACGCCCGGCGCTCGAAGTCCTCCACCAGCGCCCGGCCGATCCCCGACCCCCGAAACCCCTCGTCCACCACCACGCTCGCGAGCAGGCCGACCCTCCGGACCTCCGGCTCTGGAAGCTCCGTCTTGCCGTAAGCCAGAGATCTCAGGACGCCCCTGAGGTACCTGAGCAGGCGGGTGCGCACTAGCCCGTAGAGCAGCCGGGGATCCCGCAGGGCGGAAGCCGCAGCCGCCAGGGCGAGTGCGGGACCGTAGCGGCGGACCACGAAAGCGTAGTGGGCCCGCACATCGAAGGCCCCGATCAGGACCCCGCATACCCGCCCGGAACCTGGATCCACCACCCCCAGAGCGACGGCGTGGGGACTCTCCGCGAAGGCCCGGTAGTAGCGCTCCAGAAACCGCCGGCCGAAGCGGGAGATGAACTCGTGGGGCAGCCCGCGTCCGTGCAACCCGGCGGCCGCCCGCAGCTCCTCGGCCGCGAGCGGACGGACCCTGGGCTCTGCGATCCTCCCGACCATGGGCGCCGCTATTCTATACGGCAGCCGGGCCGGGAGCGGTTTCCGCCGCTAGCCGCCCTGGTCCACGATGTTCTGCAGCTCCTCCTGCAGGGTGCCTATGGCCTCCTCCGGAGAGACCTCGCCCTTGAGCGAGGCGTTGAACTGCTCGGCCATCTTCAAAGACATGTCCGAGTAGTACGGCGAGACCGGGCGCGGGCGGGTGTTCTTGATCGCCTCCCTGCCGAGCGCTATGACCGGGACCCTGTCCAAAATCTCCCGGTCCTCGTAGAGCTCTTCGAGCGTGGGCAGATACCCTCCCTCCAGCGCCCGCTGCCTCTGCTGCTCGGGGGCGGCCAGGTACTCGATGAGGGTCCAGGCGGCGTCCGCCTCGTCCTCCGAGGCGGCGTTGATGAACAGGTTCCATCCGCCGAGGCTGCTGGTGGACCGCCGCCCCTCCCGGTCCACCGGCAGCGGGGCCACGTCCACCTGCTCCGGCCTCACCGGAAACTGCCCGAAGAGCCCGAAGACGTACGGCCAGTTGCGCATGAAGACGGCATCGCCGTTGAGAAAGGCGGTGTGCGACTCCATCTCCGCGTAGTTGACCACCGCCTCAGGAGCCACCCCCTCCTCTATCATGCTCCGCTCGGTCTTTAGCCCCGCCACCGACTCGGGGCTGTCTATGACGACCCTGGTGGAATCCTGCGGGTCGAGCACCTCCCCCCCATGCGTCCAGATGTACTCCAGCCCGTCCACGACCCCGCCCTCGTAGTCCGCTCCCTGGAAGACGAAACCAAACTTGACCCCCGAATCCTGCTTGATGCGCAGCGCCATCTCCTTGAGCTCCTCCCAGGTTTTCGGGGGCTCGGAGAAGCCGCTCTCTTCCAGGAGGTCTTTGCGGTAGTAGAGCATGCCGGCGTCGGTGAACCACGGCACCCCGTAGATCTTGCCCTCGTAGGTGTTGGCCTCGATGGGACCTTCGAGGAACTTATCTCTCTCGGACTCGGGGAAGCGCTCTGAGAGGTCGGCTATCCAGCCGTTCGCCGCGAACTGCGCCGGCCAGATGACATCGCCGCTTATGGCGTCGATGTCCCCCCCGCCGGCCTGGAACTGGGTTCTGAGGCGGTCGAAGTACTGCTCGGTCTGGGCGGGCATCTCGCGCCACTCCACCCGGATCTCACCTTCGTGCCGCCGGTTGAAGGCGTCTATCTGTTTCCGGAGGACGCCGGACTGCTCGGGGCCGTGGGAGAAGACCAGCTCCACCGGCCCTCCCTGCTGTCCGCCCCCGCCGCAGGCCGCGACCCCCAGCAGCACCGCCCCGGCCATCCCGGCACCGCCGAGCCTCAGGAACTCACCACGGCTGAAAAGCGCTCTCTGGCGCAAGGCTTCCTCCCTCCTCCCTCCGCCGCAACACGTCCCCCGGCAGGCATGTTACAGGCACACTGTCGCCCGCGCCACGCGGCTTGCGCGGCCCGTCCGGCGGGGTTAAGTTTTGACCGCCCGGACCGCCCAGAGAGAGGAGAGCAGCGATGGCAGAGAGCAACCCCCCGGTCTCCACCCGCCGCGGCGACGACGGCACGACCACCCTGCTCGGCTCGGGAAGGCTGCGCAAGGACGACCCACGGATCGCGGTGCTGGGGGAGGTGGACGAGGCGAGCTCCTTTCTGGGGCTCGCACGCGCTGAGGCCGGCGATAGCAAGATGGGCGAGCTCCTCATCGAGGTGCAGCGGCTCCTCTACAGGATCATGGGGGACGTAGCGATGCCGAAGGAACCCAACGTAGTCGGGGAGGAGGACCTGCGGCGGGTGGAGGGGCTGCTCGAGGAGTGGCGTTCCCGGACGGAGCTTCCCAGAGAATTCGTTGTCCCCGGGGAGAGCCGGCTCGGCGCCCTGCTGGACGTCGCCCGCTCGGTGGTGCGCCGCGCCGAGCGGGCCCTCGTCGCCGCGGGCTACGTCGAGGCTCACCCGGCGGCCATCCAGATCATGAACCGCCTCTCAGACCTCCTCTACATTCTCGCCAGGAACGCCGACGGCAGAGAGACCTTCTCCAGAGGCTGAAGCCGCGCCCTTGCGACGACTCCTGCCCCATCTGGTGGCGGCCCTGCTCCTGAGCTGCGCTCCGACCAGCGAGAACGCGCCCCCGGAACCCGGGTCCCGTCCCGAGACCATGCCGGAGCAGACGAGCGCACCGGCGGTCCCCGAGACGACGGTGCGCGCAGGAGCCTCACCCGCCTACGGATACACACACGGAGAGCCGTCGGGCAATCGCGTGGTCGAGGGAGTGGGAGACCTTCCGGGCTCAGAACCGTTGGACGTGAGGCTCGAAGGAGAACCTCTGTGGATCGTTGGAGCCCCTTTCGGAGAAGACACAGCGTGGGTCGTGGTCCTCGCCGATGGCAGGGTGCGCGGTCTCAGGATCGAAGGAGAGAGCGGGGAGATAGAGCGGCTGTCCGTCGAGCCCGGCAGGATCATCCCGGGCGCGCCGCCGGCACTCGAAGCTACCGGGGACGGTCTCAGGCTCTTGAGTACGCCCGGCAGCTCGTCGCTCACCCACCCGATCCCTGCCGCGAGCGGTCTGCTTGGCGTCTCGGAGAACGGACGACTCTTCGCCGAACCGGGCGAAGCACCGCCGGTGCGCCCGCTGCCCGACGCTCGGCTCGTAGAGAGTCAGAGCGGCAGGATCGCCGTGTTCTCCGGACCGACGAGGCGCTACAAACACGGCGTCCTCGGCGACGGCCTCGAAGCCAAGAGCATAACCGTGCTGAAGCCCGGACGAGAGGGATACGAGATCGCAGACAGAGTGCGGCCGGAGTCCGGCGGTGTCTTCGAGGGGATAGCACCGCTGTGGTTCGTATCGGGCGGCGAGGAACTGCTCGCGGTGACCGAGAGCGCCGCAGGGGTCGGCAGCCGGGTGGCGGTCTATGAGCCCGGCGGAGCGCTCTTCGCGGCCGGACCGTTCATAGGCGAAGCGATGAAGTGGAGACACGTACTCGCCGCAGGCCCGTTCGCACCGGGAGGCGAGATGGAGATCGCTGCAGTCAGGACGCCGCACCTAAGCCCGATCGTCGAGTTCTACCGGCTCGATCGGGCGGCCGGGAGGCTGAAGGTCTCCGCCACCCTGGCTGGCTACACCTCACACCGCATAGGCGCCCGCAACCTCGACACCGCCCTCGCCGGAGACTTCGATGGTCAGAGCGGGTGGGAGCTTCTGCTGCCGGACACCTCCTATACCCGGCTCGGGGCCATCCGGCGCGCGCAGAACGGCGCCGGAATGGCGTGGACCCTCACGCTCGGAGGCGAACTCTCCACCAACCTCGCCTCCGTCACGGACGCACGCGGCAGGCTCTACGTCGCCGCCGGGCGGGAGGATGGAGTGTTGAGGATCTGGGGCCGGGAGGGTGAAGCGAGAGATTCCAAGTAAGATGATAGGTGTGGATCACCGGAGCGAGGAGGTCATCAGGTGGCGGTAGAGTTCGGAGTGTTTGTCCCACAGGGGTGGAGGATGGACCTCACGGAGATAGAGGACCCCGCCGAGCAGTACGAGGCGATGACGCGGGTGGCCCGGCGGGCCGACGAGCTCTCCGGCTACGACTCCATATGGGTCTACGACCACTTCCACACCGTCCCGGAGCCGACCAGGAACACCACCTTCGAGTGCTGGACGATAACCGCCGGGCTGGCGCGCGACACCCGGCGGGTGAAGGTGGGGCAGATGGTGACCTGCAACGGCTACCGCAACCCGGCGCTGCTGGCCAAGATGGCCTCGACGGTGGACGTGATGAGCCACGGGCGGCTCCTGTTCGGGCTCGGGGCGGGCTGGTACGAACACGAGTGGCGGGCCTACGGCTACGGCTTCCCCGACGTCCCGGTGAGGATGCGGATGTTCCGGGAGGCCTGCGAGATAGTGCACCGGATGTGGACCGAGGACGACGTGGTCTTCGAGGGAGAACACTACCGCATAGACCGGCCCATCAACGAGCCCAAGGGCCTGCAGAAGCCGCACCCGCCGTTCTGGATCGGCGGCGGCGGCGAGCGGGTGACGTTGCGGCTCGTCGCCCGGTGGGGCGACGCCTGCAACGTCTTCGGCGACCCGGACACCCTGCGGCACAAGTTCGAGGTGCTCAGGCGCCACTGCGAGGAGGTGGGCAGGGATTACGATGAGATCACCCGCTCCACCTCCGTGAACGTGCACCTCCTGGAGGAGGGCGAGGACCCGGAGAAGGCCACCCGGCAGGCCCGCGGCCGGCGCAGCTACGAGGAGTACGCCGAACAGTTCAGGATCGGGACCCCGAAGCAGATCGCCGCGCTGCTCGAGGAGCGGGCGGAGGCCGGGGTGGAGTACTTCATCGTGTACCTCCCTCGGGTGGCCTACGACCACACCCAGCTCGAGCGCTTCGCGGAGGAGGTGATCCCGGCGCTCTCCTGAGAGCGCCGGGGAGATCCCCTACCCCCTCTCCAGACGCTCCAGAAGCTCCCGGTGGATCTCCGCAGCCCTCTCGGGGGTGACGACCTCGCTCTCCTCCACCCGGGTCACGGTCGCGCTGGTCTCGTCCACGTACAGATGCTCCCCGATGAGCCTCGCCCGCTCGTCGTAGGGCCAGACGAAGGCCTGCCGGCTCTTGAAGTGGTAGTGCGCCTCCTTGTCGTCGACCCGAATGCCGAACTCCTCCAGGATACTTCCGGTGGTGAGGAAGTTGAAGGTCAGCTCGTCGCACAGTCCCCAGTCGGCGACCGCGATCCTGTCCTCCGAGTTCCACATGACGTACCGACCGGCGCTCCGGTAGAAGTCCAGCACGCCCTGCTTGCCCCGGATGACCACCGGCTCACCCCAGTTGATCCGGTAGACCGGCTCCTCGACCATCATGTCCGGGGCGACTATCCTCTCGTACTGCCCCGACCCCTCGAGATGCACGTGGAGCCGGTAGTTCTCGAGTATAGCCCTGTGGTGCGGATTCTCGGTCACCTCCAGCAGCTCGGCAACCGGCTCCATGCACCGGTAGATCTCCTCCTCGAACCTGTTCACGCCGTAAAACCTCCTCTCTGAGACGAGCTTTCCTAAGAACTCCGGTAGGCGGTGCGGGCGAACTCCACCAGCGGAGCGGGCTGCACGGTGGCCTTTATCTCCACCTGCCGGTGCTCCTCCACCGTGGGCTTGGAGCTGTTGGGCTCCTCGCCCCACAAGAGCACCACCTCGCTGCCGGGCTCGGCGACCTCCTCGTCCACCACCGCCAAGGACAGCATCGACCGCTCGTTGTGGCTGTAGCCGCAGTCGGTTGAGACCCCGACGGTCCTCCCGTCTTTTACGACCCGGTCGTAGTGGAAGAGGGCATACCTGGCTTTGGGAAGGTTGATGTACTTGGCGGGGAGCCCCTCCCGCTCGAAGAGCGAGGCGAAGACCTCCTTTACGTCCTCCCCCTCCCACACCAGCGTCA
The Rubrobacter xylanophilus genome window above contains:
- a CDS encoding GNAT family N-acetyltransferase translates to MVGRIAEPRVRPLAAEELRAAAGLHGRGLPHEFISRFGRRFLERYYRAFAESPHAVALGVVDPGSGRVCGVLIGAFDVRAHYAFVVRRYGPALALAAAASALRDPRLLYGLVRTRLLRYLRGVLRSLAYGKTELPEPEVRRVGLLASVVVDEGFRGSGIGRALVEDFERRAWERGLEGIELVTLPDGRGAGPFYERLGWEPAGERVSRSGERYALYVRRPGNDSSGEAVG
- a CDS encoding cob(I)yrinic acid a,c-diamide adenosyltransferase; the encoded protein is MAESNPPVSTRRGDDGTTTLLGSGRLRKDDPRIAVLGEVDEASSFLGLARAEAGDSKMGELLIEVQRLLYRIMGDVAMPKEPNVVGEEDLRRVEGLLEEWRSRTELPREFVVPGESRLGALLDVARSVVRRAERALVAAGYVEAHPAAIQIMNRLSDLLYILARNADGRETFSRG
- a CDS encoding ABC transporter substrate-binding protein, with protein sequence MRQRALFSRGEFLRLGGAGMAGAVLLGVAACGGGGQQGGPVELVFSHGPEQSGVLRKQIDAFNRRHEGEIRVEWREMPAQTEQYFDRLRTQFQAGGGDIDAISGDVIWPAQFAANGWIADLSERFPESERDKFLEGPIEANTYEGKIYGVPWFTDAGMLYYRKDLLEESGFSEPPKTWEELKEMALRIKQDSGVKFGFVFQGADYEGGVVDGLEYIWTHGGEVLDPQDSTRVVIDSPESVAGLKTERSMIEEGVAPEAVVNYAEMESHTAFLNGDAVFMRNWPYVFGLFGQFPVRPEQVDVAPLPVDREGRRSTSSLGGWNLFINAASEDEADAAWTLIEYLAAPEQQRQRALEGGYLPTLEELYEDREILDRVPVIALGREAIKNTRPRPVSPYYSDMSLKMAEQFNASLKGEVSPEEAIGTLQEELQNIVDQGG
- a CDS encoding LLM class F420-dependent oxidoreductase, producing MAVEFGVFVPQGWRMDLTEIEDPAEQYEAMTRVARRADELSGYDSIWVYDHFHTVPEPTRNTTFECWTITAGLARDTRRVKVGQMVTCNGYRNPALLAKMASTVDVMSHGRLLFGLGAGWYEHEWRAYGYGFPDVPVRMRMFREACEIVHRMWTEDDVVFEGEHYRIDRPINEPKGLQKPHPPFWIGGGGERVTLRLVARWGDACNVFGDPDTLRHKFEVLRRHCEEVGRDYDEITRSTSVNVHLLEEGEDPEKATRQARGRRSYEEYAEQFRIGTPKQIAALLEERAEAGVEYFIVYLPRVAYDHTQLERFAEEVIPALS